The DNA segment TCGAAGTCGGCGTTCAGGGTAAAGTTGTGGCCCGGCTTTTCGGAGTAGGTCTGGTCCCCCTCGAAGTCGTGCACCGCCGTGCGCACCTGCTGGCCCGCCTTCTTGCCGGGGCACACCGCGTGCACGTCGTGCCCCACCATCAGCAGCATCTGGAACGGCACCATGACTTCGTAGTCTTCCACGAAATCGCCCACCAGGAACAGAATCTTCTTCACTGCCATGTCGTGCTCCTTTGCTGCCGACGCGCGCGGAGCGGCCTTGGGACCGCCGCCGGGCGTGCCGGTCGGGGTTGGGAAGGGATGCTGGCGCCGGGGCGGCGCAACGCTTGCGCCACGGCGCGAAATGATTATTGAAGTGCCAGGCCAAGGGGACGCCGCAGATCCATTTCCCGCCGGGCGGTGCGTCGTCCATGAGGAAGAACGCCGACAGCCCCGCGCGGGAGTGTTTGCGCATTCTATCAATAGCGCGTTCGGCGGCGGCTTACAACCGCAACCATACAGCAGTCGGGTCGAAACACCGGCCGACACGCAAAGGTCACACCCATGCCCATGTACGAATTTTCCTGCCAGGGCTGCGGCGCCGTGTTCGAGGAACTGTGCACCCGCGATGCCGAAACCTGTGCCTGCCCCGCCTGCGGCGGCCAGGGCAACCGGCTGATGTCCGCCGCCACCCCCAAGCTGCGCCTGGGCAGCCCGTTCGCCAGCACCCCGCGCAACGCCGGGGCCGGTGCCGCCACAGGCTGCGCCTGCGCGAGCGGAACCGCCACCCCGGCGTCCGGTTGCGCCTGCGCAAGCGGGGGCGCGCCCAAGCCGGGTGGCTGCGGTAGCGGCAATGGCGGCGGGTGCGGCTGCTCCGGCTAGGTTTGCGGCAACCACGCGTCTTCCCTCCCCTCTTTTCCCCCACCAATGACGCAACGGCGGACCACCCCATCGGGATGGCCCGCCGTTGCGTCATTGAAACGTCGGCAACATGCAGGTGCGCGGTCTACGCGGGCGTCTCCGCCTCGTCTTTCTGGTCCGGATCGCCCAACTCGTCCGGCTCGCCCGCTTTGTCCGCCTCGTCCGGCTCGCCCGCTTTGTCCGCCTCGTCCGGCTCGTCCGGCTCGTCGGGACGTACCCCGGCCATCATCAGGCCGATGGCCTGCACCTTGGCGGCATCATCCTTGTCGAACACGTCGATGAACCGGCCCCGGTACATCACCGCGATGCGGTCGGCCAACTCCAGCGCCTCGTTCAGATCGCCGGTGACCAGCAGCACCCCGGCGGTGGAACGCGCCTCCAGCAGCCTGCCCCACACTTCTTCGGTGGCGGAAATGTCCAGCCCCTGGGTGGGGTTTTCGGCCACGATGACTTCCGGCTTGCGGAAGAACTCGCGCCCGATGACCAGCTTCTGCAGGTTGCCGCCCGAAAGCGCCCGCGCGGACGCGGTGATGTCGCCCGGCTGCACGTTGTATTCCCACACCACCCGCTTCACCGCGTTGACGGCTTCGGCCCGGTCCAGAAACACGCCCTTGGCGAACAGGTTGCGCGTGGTCAGCAGGAAGTTGTCCACCAGGTCCAGTTGGCGGCAGGTGGCCAGCCCCTGACGGTCCTCGGGGATGTAGGCCAGCCCGCGCCTGCCGGGGGGCCCGGCAAAGAATTCGCGCCACGGGCGGCCAAGAATGCGCACCTCGCCCGCTTCGGGCCGGGCCAGGCCGCAGATGGCCTCCACCAGCTCCTTCTG comes from the Nitratidesulfovibrio sp. genome and includes:
- a CDS encoding zinc ribbon domain-containing protein → MPMYEFSCQGCGAVFEELCTRDAETCACPACGGQGNRLMSAATPKLRLGSPFASTPRNAGAGAATGCACASGTATPASGCACASGGAPKPGGCGSGNGGGCGCSG